A DNA window from Vigna unguiculata cultivar IT97K-499-35 chromosome 10, ASM411807v1, whole genome shotgun sequence contains the following coding sequences:
- the LOC114167224 gene encoding senescence associated gene 20-like has protein sequence MKHIPSSIEITEMEAERNQKEEMQNKATVETLYKALLGQGQMDTVANMLASDLEWWFHGPPQCQHMMRILTGETATNNGFRFEPRSLTAIGDCVIAEGWEGKAYWVHVWTLKNALITQFREYFNTWLVVRDLRSQTWQNKLQNITLWQSQPRDLYRRSLPGLVLAI, from the coding sequence ATGAAGCACATACCAAGCTCCATTGAAATCACAGAGATGGAAGCAGAGAGGAACCAGAAGGAGGAAATGCAGAACAAGGCAACAGTGGAAACACTCTACAAGGCCCTCTTAGGACAAGGTCAAATGGACACAGTGGCAAACATGCTAGCAAGCGACCTCGAGTGGTGGTTTCATGGCCCCCCACAGTGCCAACACATGATGAGGATCCTAACCGGAGAAACCGCCACCAACAACGGTTTTCGCTTCGAACCCAGAAGCCTTACCGCTATCGGCGACTGTGTCATCGCCGAAGGCTGGGAAGGAAAGGCCTACTGGGTTCACGTTTGGACCCTCAAGAACGCCCTCATCACACAGTTCAGAGAGTACTTCAACACATGGCTTGTGGTCAGAGACTTGAGGTCTCAAACATGGCAGAACAAGCTTCAAAACATCACATTGTGGCAAAGTCAGCCCCGTGATCTCTATCGCCGATCCTTGCCGGGGCTTGTCTTAGCCATTTAG
- the LOC114167433 gene encoding uncharacterized protein LOC114167433, translating to MQHQLQLQMISRRLREDMNSLVFCIKEKLRKPFNCCFSQKICWPSLRTSCKTWIKNPLNMALLLWTVCVAVSGAILFLVMTGMLNKILTKQSQRNSWFEINNQFLNALFTLMCLYQHPKRFHHLVLLCRWKPNDIIILRKTYCKNGTCKPHEWMHMMVIVLLLHVNCFAQYALSGLNWGFSRSERPVVGVGICISIAIAAPSLAGVYCIASPLGKDYETDDEAQNHIPISNTFDSRNEHNLIEYTPQWRGGLFDLWENLSVACLSLFCSFCAFGRNMQRLHFGNMYVHVATFLLLCVAPFWIFNMATINIDDEPVRLVLRLIGIFLCVFGLLYGGYWRIQMRERFNLPPNKICGGNPAVTDCIQWLLCCWCSLAQEVRTAEFYDIVDDNFFCQKQTENSEDYSSLSEIEFSRERKQNVMEAPIPLTIQVDDNDIKRT from the exons ATGCAGCATCAGTTGCAATTACAAATGATTTCAAG AAGACTGAGGGAAGATATGAATTCTCTCGTGTTTTGCATCAAGGAAAAACTGAGAAAACCTTTCAATTGTTGTTTTTCCCAGAAGATTTGTTGGCCATCTCTCAGGACAAGCTGCAAAACATGGATTAAGAATCCTTTGAACATGGCCCTTCTTTTATGGACAGTTTGTGTTGCTGTTTCAGGAGCAATTCTGTTTCTCGTCATGACAGGAATGCTGAACAAAATCCTTACTAAGCAGTCACAAAGAAACTCATGGTTTGAGATCAACAATCAATTTCTCAATGCACTATTCACTCTCATGTGTCTATACCAACATCCAAAGAGGTTCCACCATCTTGTACTTCTTTGTAGGTGGAAGCCAAATGATATCATAATCCTAAGAAAAACATACTGCAAGAATGGCACTTGCAAGCCTCATGAATGGATGCATATGATGGTGATAGTTCTCTTACTTCATGTTAATTGCTTTGCACAATATGCACTTTCTGGCCTTAACTGGGGTTTCAGTAGATCCGAAAGGCCTGTTGTTGGGGTTGGTATATGCATATCCATTGCAATTGCTGCTCCATCACTTGCAGGAGTTTACTGCATTGCCAGCCCTCTAGGAAAGGATTATGAAACTGATGATGAAGCACAGAACCATATTCCTATTAGTAATACATTTGATTCAAGAAATGAGCATAATCTTATTGAGTACACACCTCAATGGAGAGGGGGATTATTCGATCTTTGGGAAAATCTTTCTGTGGCATGTCTCAGTCTCTTTTGCAGTTTTTGTGCCTTTGGAAGGAATATGCAGAGACTTCATTTTGGTAACATGTATGTTCATGTTGCAACTTTTCTACTCCTCTGTGTGGCTCCCTTTTGGATATTCAATATGGCTACCATCAATATTGATGATGAGCCTGTTAGACTAGTTCTGAGGTTGATTGGTATATTTCTTTGTGTGTTTGGTTTACTCTATGGTGGCTATTGGAGGATTCAGATGAGGGAAAGATTTAACTTGCcaccaaataaaatttgtggTGGGAATCCTGCAGTGACAGATTGCATACAGTGGCTATTGTGTTGCTGGTGTTCCCTTGCACAGGAAGTAAGAACTGCAGAATTCTATGACATAGTTGATGACAACTTTTTCTGCCAAAAACAGACTGAAAACTCAGAAGATTATTCAAGTCTCTCAGAAATTGAGTTTTCAAGAGAAAGAAAGCAGAATGTTATGGAAGCGCCTATTCCCCTAACAATTCAGGTTGATGATAATGACATCAAAagaacataa